In Prochlorococcus marinus str. MIT 1214, one DNA window encodes the following:
- a CDS encoding FtsW/RodA/SpoVE family cell cycle protein — MSNISNKKILSKPKGKNPTQSKTHFGNLINDTILPLPWPFWPKEGRLIMGLIAFWSISGIFILGSASWWVAIREMGEGAYYIKRQLIWLIASWSIFYLAININLKSWLRLSGPCLFIGMVLIASTSFFGSTVNGSTRWLIIGPIQIQPSELIKPFIILQSAKLFGQWERINSEKKLFWLTIFASIIVLIIKQPNLSTAALIGILLWMIALASGIDFRYLFKTAISGFLVGSISIFFNAYQQSRVMSFINPWKDPEGSGYQLIQSLYAIGSGGLFGEGYGLSMQKLQYLPYRSTDFIFAVFAEEFGFFGSILLLSFLLVVAYLTLKISLNCRNNYSKLISIGSGTILVGQSIMHIAVSSGAMPTTGLPFPLISYGGNSLISSLLIAALLIRSSIESSDLLIKNPSNRLLTR; from the coding sequence TTGAGTAATATTTCTAACAAAAAAATTCTATCTAAACCCAAAGGGAAAAATCCTACCCAATCAAAAACTCATTTCGGTAATTTAATAAACGACACCATACTTCCATTACCTTGGCCTTTTTGGCCAAAAGAGGGGCGTTTAATAATGGGATTGATTGCCTTTTGGAGCATATCTGGAATTTTTATACTTGGATCAGCTAGTTGGTGGGTAGCCATTAGAGAGATGGGTGAAGGTGCTTACTATATAAAAAGACAACTAATTTGGCTGATCGCTAGTTGGAGCATTTTCTACCTAGCCATCAATATCAATCTAAAAAGTTGGCTAAGGCTATCAGGGCCTTGCCTTTTCATTGGTATGGTTCTAATTGCATCAACAAGTTTTTTCGGTAGCACAGTTAACGGGTCTACTCGATGGTTGATTATCGGTCCAATCCAAATTCAACCATCGGAGTTAATTAAACCTTTTATCATTCTCCAAAGTGCCAAACTTTTTGGTCAATGGGAAAGAATAAATTCAGAAAAGAAACTTTTTTGGTTAACTATTTTTGCATCTATTATTGTATTAATTATAAAGCAGCCAAATTTAAGTACTGCCGCATTAATAGGGATATTACTTTGGATGATTGCCTTAGCTTCCGGTATTGATTTCCGCTACCTTTTTAAAACGGCGATATCAGGATTTTTAGTTGGTTCAATAAGCATTTTTTTTAATGCCTATCAACAAAGTCGCGTCATGTCATTTATTAACCCGTGGAAAGATCCAGAAGGTAGTGGATATCAATTAATTCAGAGTCTTTATGCTATTGGTTCTGGTGGCCTCTTCGGAGAAGGTTATGGTCTTTCAATGCAAAAATTACAATATTTGCCCTACAGAAGTACTGATTTTATATTTGCTGTTTTTGCGGAAGAGTTTGGATTCTTTGGATCTATTTTACTTTTATCATTCCTGCTTGTAGTTGCATATTTAACTCTTAAAATATCTCTTAATTGTAGAAATAATTATTCTAAACTAATCTCTATTGGATCAGGTACTATTCTTGTTGGCCAATCAATTATGCACATAGCAGTTTCATCAGGAGCAATGCCTACAACTGGCCTACCCTTCCCTTTGATTAGTTATGGGGGCAACTCATTGATTTCAAGCTTACTAATAGCTGCTCTATTGATCAGATCCTCTATTGAATCATCAGATTTATTAATTAAAAATCCCTCAAATAGACTGTTAACTAGATAA
- a CDS encoding cytochrome c biogenesis CcdA family protein yields MTNLFLNISSINLLFSDLTRHGEQLINNGLNNPSPLTILIVFTGGLLTSFGPCSLSLLPITVAYLAGFKNNQNPLQKTISFCSGIVISLIILGSLSGFLGKIYGQLPGFFSIFISFLAIIMGLNLLGIFKFSLPSGPDPEIWINQVPSAFAPVSAGFAFGLASSPCTTPVLAVLLAWVAKQGNPLNGTILLGSFAIGQIVPLFIAGTFAASIPKLLSLRPIGKWVPPISGVILLTIGLMSLLSIWI; encoded by the coding sequence GTGACAAATCTCTTTTTGAACATTTCTTCTATAAATTTACTTTTCTCTGATTTGACTCGTCATGGCGAGCAGTTAATTAATAATGGGCTCAATAATCCAAGCCCACTAACAATTCTAATAGTTTTTACGGGAGGACTTCTTACTAGTTTTGGGCCGTGTTCATTATCACTTTTACCAATAACAGTTGCATATTTAGCTGGATTTAAAAATAACCAAAACCCTTTACAAAAAACGATTAGTTTCTGCAGCGGTATAGTGATATCACTAATTATATTAGGAAGTCTAAGCGGGTTTTTAGGGAAAATTTATGGTCAATTACCAGGTTTCTTTTCAATTTTCATAAGCTTTCTAGCAATAATTATGGGTCTTAATCTGCTTGGGATTTTTAAATTCTCACTTCCATCTGGCCCTGACCCTGAAATTTGGATAAATCAAGTTCCTTCTGCATTCGCTCCAGTTTCAGCCGGTTTTGCTTTTGGATTAGCCTCCTCTCCTTGTACTACGCCTGTTCTTGCAGTTCTTCTCGCCTGGGTTGCTAAACAAGGAAATCCTCTTAATGGCACAATTTTACTTGGCAGTTTTGCGATTGGACAAATTGTTCCTTTATTTATAGCAGGTACTTTTGCCGCAAGTATTCCAAAATTATTATCATTACGACCTATTGGGAAATGGGTTCCACCAATTAGCGGAGTGATTTTATTAACCATAGGTCTTATGAGCCTTCTCAGTATTTGGATATAA